One stretch of Balneola sp. MJW-20 DNA includes these proteins:
- a CDS encoding RDD family protein: MAGIETAQHVKLNYEIAGVGERVLAYLLDGFFIGVYYFVLAAVSVSLGEYLGDDILDKQWIVIAVIVIPITLYHLLMEVFWKGYSIGKRIVGIRVAKIDGTRADLSGYLLRWIFRLVEITMVGGVLAFVTILVNGKGQRLGDIVAKTCVIKDRKKVKLDETLFAELDEDYEPVYEQVRELGDKDISVIRKVLSSRSKYDHDTWFLMLQRTAKLIEEKADISRGDMNALSFLETVISDYNALHGE, from the coding sequence ATGGCAGGAATAGAAACAGCACAGCACGTTAAACTGAATTATGAGATTGCAGGAGTGGGGGAACGAGTTTTAGCCTACCTTCTGGACGGGTTTTTTATAGGTGTTTATTATTTCGTATTGGCTGCCGTATCTGTGAGTCTTGGAGAGTATCTGGGGGATGATATCCTGGATAAGCAGTGGATTGTAATAGCGGTTATTGTAATTCCTATTACACTTTATCACCTCTTGATGGAGGTGTTCTGGAAAGGATACAGCATTGGTAAAAGGATTGTTGGAATTCGGGTTGCAAAGATCGATGGTACACGGGCAGATCTGAGCGGTTACCTACTGCGTTGGATCTTCAGGCTGGTAGAGATCACCATGGTTGGGGGAGTGCTGGCATTTGTCACCATACTGGTAAATGGTAAAGGGCAGAGGCTCGGAGATATTGTTGCTAAAACCTGTGTGATCAAGGATCGGAAAAAGGTAAAGCTGGACGAAACACTATTCGCTGAACTGGATGAAGATTACGAGCCGGTATACGAACAGGTGAGGGAGTTAGGTGACAAGGACATCAGTGTGATCCGGAAGGTATTAAGCAGTAGGTCCAAATATGATCATGATACCTGGTTCCTGATGCTGCAACGCACGGCTAAATTGATCGAGGAAAAAGCTGACATATCGAGAGGGGACATGAATGCACTTAGTTTTCTTGAGACAGTGATTTCAGATTACAACGCACTGCACGGAGAATAA
- the cyoE gene encoding heme o synthase, whose amino-acid sequence MSTFEDNASIKNSISSVISDYYQLTKPGITIAVLASMLVGFVLGSGAEINFAVMLHAIVGTYLIAAGTGAHNQFLERNYDGLMKRTAKRPLPDNRIDSTKGVIFSLTLIFAGLAYLILMVNPIAAGVSFATTLIYLGIYTPLKRVSAFNIAIGAIPGALPPVGGWAAANGSIADPGMWLLFGIVFFWQIPHVMAIAWMCKDDYSGAGFFMVPKNDLNGTKTAFWSTLCLILLIPITFMMYQFAGLSLIFLTLGMLFALIFLFYGIRFAMHRTKEHAKKLMFASIAYLPLVWIAVFVDLFF is encoded by the coding sequence ATGAGTACATTCGAAGACAACGCATCCATCAAGAACAGCATTTCATCTGTAATTTCGGATTACTATCAGTTAACCAAACCGGGTATCACTATCGCAGTGCTGGCCAGTATGCTGGTAGGGTTCGTTCTTGGAAGTGGTGCGGAAATAAATTTTGCAGTAATGCTGCATGCGATCGTAGGAACTTACCTGATCGCAGCAGGTACCGGTGCTCATAATCAGTTCCTGGAAAGGAATTATGACGGCCTGATGAAAAGGACTGCCAAACGGCCCCTTCCTGATAACAGGATCGACTCCACAAAAGGAGTTATTTTCTCCCTGACACTGATCTTTGCCGGACTTGCTTATCTGATCCTGATGGTTAATCCCATAGCAGCAGGAGTATCTTTTGCCACAACTTTGATCTATTTAGGAATATATACACCACTGAAACGTGTATCTGCTTTCAATATAGCAATAGGTGCTATACCCGGAGCTCTTCCCCCGGTAGGTGGATGGGCTGCGGCAAACGGAAGTATTGCCGATCCCGGAATGTGGTTACTCTTCGGAATTGTGTTCTTCTGGCAGATCCCCCACGTGATGGCAATTGCCTGGATGTGTAAGGACGATTACTCAGGAGCCGGTTTTTTTATGGTTCCAAAAAATGATCTGAATGGAACCAAGACAGCATTTTGGTCCACACTTTGTCTGATACTGCTGATTCCCATTACCTTTATGATGTATCAGTTTGCCGGTCTTAGCCTGATCTTTCTGACCCTTGGAATGCTGTTTGCCCTGATCTTCCTCTTTTACGGCATCCGCTTTGCAATGCATCGCACTAAGGAACACGCGAAAAAACTGATGTTTGCATCTATCGCCTATCTGCCCCTGGTCTGGATCGCCGTTTTTGTTGATCTCTTTTTCTGA